CGATTACCAGGGTCGCGTTCCGGCGGCCCCACTCGTCCGGAACGACATCGCTTGCGTCGTCCGGTACAAACCATTCACCGTCGACCAAGAACCCGAAGTGATAGGTTCCGTTGCCGATCTCGAGCACCACGGTCCATCGGTCTCCGTCGCGCAGCATCGGCACGGCGTCCCACAGGCTGAAGTCGCCCATGACTTCGACGCGGGTGGCCGTCGCCGGAGCCACGACGCTGATCCTGACGCGAGCGCCGGTGTCGGTGCTGCCAACGATCTGGTAGAGAGACGCGCGGCGTGTGGTGGTGCCGCCGCGGTACACGGTGCGCCCCAGCAGCAGGCCCCCGCTCCCGCTCCCTGGCTCGGCGAGCGTCATCGGATCCGGCTCGCTCCTGCCAAGGAAGCCGCGCAAGGTCCACCTGCCGCTCACCGGAATGACGATGGCGAGGCCGCCGGTCGTCTCGGTGCCACCGGGCGTGTCCCACACGTCTACCCGCAGCTCTGCCGCGGCCTGCGTCCCGCCCAGGATCAACCTCAGTCCGCCCGCCGTGTACGTGCCTCCGCTCGTGTGATGCGCGCCGCCCTCGAGACCGAACCACGTGTTGCCGGACCCGACCAGGAGCTCGGTGGTCCCACCCACGCGCCAGAGGTCGTGGTCGATCGTGCGCACCACCGGTGTATCGGGGCGCCTGCGGAGCTGGAGGCGGGACGTTCCGATACCTGCCAGGCCGTTGACCTTCACCGAAACTTGCCCCGATCTGTACCGCAATGTCGGACCTCCCTCGGCGGCGAGCGCCCGATAGGGGAACGGCGCACGCACCTCGAATCCGAGGGCTCGCACGTCGAAGCCGCCGGTCCAGCCGCGGCCCCAGTCCTGCCGCAGCGTTCCACCCAATGTGCCGGAGAGGAAGTCTCCCCCGCTCGTTGCGCCGAACGAGCGGCCGGCCAGAACCGAAGCAAACAGTCCCGATCCATTGCTCGAGTATGTTGAAGCCCGGACACCTCCGACCGCGAAACGCGCGGTCGCGGCGTCGACGCCTGACGGTGGTCCTACCTGCGAGGCTCCCAGCTCGATGGTGA
The genomic region above belongs to Gemmatimonadota bacterium and contains:
- a CDS encoding glycogen-binding domain-containing protein; the protein is MRSAPASLVVVILALAGPAPALSQSEVTIELGASQVGPPSGVDAATARFAVGGVRASTYSSNGSGLFASVLAGRSFGATSGGDFLSGTLGGTLRQDWGRGWTGGFDVRALGFEVRAPFPYRALAAEGGPTLRYRSGQVSVKVNGLAGIGTSRLQLRRRPDTPVVRTIDHDLWRVGGTTELLVGSGNTWFGLEGGAHHTSGGTYTAGGLRLILGGTQAAAELRVDVWDTPGGTETTGGLAIVIPVSGRWTLRGFLGRSEPDPMTLAEPGSGSGGLLLGRTVYRGGTTTRRASLYQIVGSTDTGARVRISVVAPATATRVEVMGDFSLWDAVPMLRDGDRWTVVLEIGNGTYHFGFLVDGEWFVPDDASDVVPDEWGRRNATLVIEGVGS